The DNA segment GCGGCAGGGGGGCTCTGTGCGGGGACTGCGCACTGAAGCGCTGACCAGGTAGGTTCACCCGGCCGTCATCCCCTCAAGAGGATTCACCGTGAGCCGAAGCCCGGAGCCACGCAAGATCATCCTGGATTGCGTACCCGCTGTCGTGCTCACACCCGAGGACTTCGACCGCTTTGACCTGGTCCGTTGCCAACTCGGCGGCCAGAGCGCCCGGATGAGCGCCCTGAACCGTGACCTGTCCCTGGCCGTTCGCCTCCTGGAAGAGGCCCGAGCCGGACTCTCCGCCACCACCGAATGCTCCGACGACTGCCCTGCTGAGCAATCGGGGACGGAGCCCGACCACCTCTGCTGCCGGATCCGGTCCCTGCTCGACTCCCCACGGTTCGCCCGGTTGGACGGTCGTCCAGCGAAGCCGACGAAGGCCCGGGGTTCCGGTGACGGCCGGCAGGCAGCAGATCACCGGCGAACGTAGGCACGCTCCGTACGGTTGTCCGTGCCCGTCATGGGGACGGTGTGGTTCCAGCGCCCGAGGTCGGCGGTGTCGCGAGTTGGTGACGATGCCGGCTGGGCCGGTATCCGGACTCCGCCGACCTCGGGCTCCTTCTAGAAGTCGTCGTCGAAGGAGACCGATCCTTCGACCGCCACCTGGTAGGCGGAGGGGCGGCGTTCGAAGAAGTTGGTGAGTTCCTGGACGTTCTGGAGTTCCATGAAGGAGAACGGGTTCTGGGCTCCGTAGCGGGCCGGGAGGCCGAGGCGCACCAGGCGCTGGTCGGCGACGCATTCGAGGTAGGCGCGCATGGAGTCGGTGTTCATGCCGGGCAGGCCGTCGCCGCAGAGGTCGCGGGCGAACTGCAACTCCGCCTCGACGGCCTCCTCCAGCATGGCGGTGACCTCTTCGGCCATGGCGTCGTCGAAGAGGCCGGGCTCCTCGCGGCGGACGGTGTCGACCACGTGGAACGCGAAGTCCATGTGGCAGCTCTCGTCGCGGAAGACCCAGTTGGTCCCGGTGGCCAGGCCGTGCAGCAGGCCGCGGGAGCGGAACCAGTACACGTAGGCGAAGGCGCCGTAGAAGAACAGGCCCTCGATGCAGGCGGCGAAGCAGATCAGGTTGAGCAGGAAGCGCCGGCGGTCCTCCCTGGAGTGCAGGCGGTCGATGTTCTCGACCGAGTCCATCCAGCGGAAGCAGAACTGTGCCTTCTCGCGGATGGACGGGATGTTCTCCACGGCCGCGAAGGCGGCGGCACGCTCGGTCGGATCGGGCAGGTAGGTGTCCAGCAGGGTCAGGTAGAACTGGACGTGGACGGCCTCCTCGAAGAGCTGGCGGGAGAGGTAGAGCCGGGCCTCGGGGGAGTTGATGTGCTTGTAGAGGGTGAGGACGAGGTTGTTGGCGACGATCGAGTCGCCCGTCGCGAAGAAGGCGACCAGGCGGCCGATCATGTGCTGCTCTGCCGGTGAGAGCTTGGCGAGGTCGGCGACGTCGGAGTGGAGGTCGACCTCCTCCACGGTCCAGGTGTTCTTGATGGCGTCGCGGTAGCGGTCGTAGAAGGCGGGATAGCGCATCGGGCGCAGGGTGAGTTCGAACCCGGGGTCGAGCAGGTTCTTCGTGGTGCTGGTCATTACTGGCATGCCTCGCAGGACTCGGGGTTCTCCAGGGAGCAGGCGATCGCCTCGGCATCGGGCGCCGGCGCCGGGGGGTCCGAAGGGGTTGCGGGGGCCGGGGCGGTGCCGCGTGCGGACTGGGCGATACGGGTCGCCGGCCGCGAGCGCAGGTAGTAGGTCGTCTTCAGGCCCCGCTTCCAGGCGTAGGCGTACATCGAGCTGAGCTTGCCGATGGTGGGCGAGGCCATGAAGAGGTTGAGCGACTGGCTCTGGTCCAGGTACGGGGTGCGGGCCGCGGCCATGTCGATCAGGGCGCGCTGGGGCAGCTCCCATGCGGTGCGGTACAGCGCCCGGACGTCCGCGGGGATCCGGTCCAGCTCCTGGACCGAGCCGTTCGACTCGCGCAGCGCCTCACGGGTGCGTGCGTCCCACATGCCCCGCTGCTTCAGATCTTCGACCAGGTAGGGGTTGACCTGGAGGAACTCGCCGCTGAGCGTTTCGCGCTTGAAGAGGTTGGAGACCTGCGGCTCGATGCATTCGTACGCGCCGGCGATGGAGGCGATCGTGGCGGTCGGGGCGATGGCCAGGAGCAGCGAGTTGCGCAGGCCGCCGGCGGCGACGCGGGCGCGCAGGGCCGTCCACCGGTCCGGCCAGGCGGGCGACGTGTCGTAGTGGTCGGGGTGCAGGACGCCGCGGGCCGCTCGGGTGGCCGGCCAGGCGGGGTGCGGGCCGCGGCGTTCCGCGAGGTCGCAGGAGGTTCCGTAGGCCGCCAGCATGATGCGTTCGGCGATCCGGGTGGACAGTTCCCGGGCCTCGGGGGAGTCGAAGGGCAGGCGCAGCTTGAAGAACACGTCCTGGAGTCCCATGGCGCCCAGGCCGACCGGGCGCCAGCGTTCGTTGGAGGCCGCCGCCTCGGGGGTGGGGTAGTAGTTGATGTCCACCACGCGGTCGAGGAAGGTCACCGCGGTCCGCACCGCGGCGTCCAGCCCCTCCCAGTCCATCGCTTCCTCCGCTGTTCCCGCCGGGGTCACGAACGCGGCGAGGTTGACCGAGCCGAGGTTGCAGACAGCGGTCTCGCCGTCGTCGGTGACCTCCAGGATCTCCGTGCACAGGTTGGAGGAGTGGATCACCCGGCCGGGCTCGGCGGTCTGGTTCGCGGTGCGGTTGGCTGCGTCCTTGAAGGTCATCCAGCCGTTTCCGGTCTGGGCGAGGGTCCGCATCATGCGGGCGTACAGGGTGCGGGCAGGGATCCGCTTGACGGCGAGTCCGTCGTGCTCGGCGCGCCGGTAGGCGGCGTCGAACTCCTCGCCCCACAGGTCGGTCAGCTCCGGGACGTCGGAGGGGGAGAACAGCGACCACTCGGCGTCGGCCTCGACGCGGCGCATGAACTCGTCGGGGATCCAGTGCGCGAGGTTGAGGTTGTGCGTGCGGCGGGCGTCCTCGCCGGTGTTGTCGCGCAGTTCCAGGAACTCCTCCATGTCGGCGTGCCACGTCTCCAGGTACACGCAGGCGGCGCCCTTGCGCCGGCCGCCCTGGTTGACGGCGGCGACCGAGGAGTCGAGGGTGCGCAGGAAGGGCACGATGCCGTTGGAGTGGCCGTTGGTGCCGCGGATCAGCGAGCCGCGGGAGCGGATGCGGCTGTAGGGGATCCCGATGCCGCCCGCGTGCTTGGAGAGCCGGGCCACCTGGTGGTAGCGCTCGTAGATGGAGTCGAGTTCGTCGAGCGGGGAGTCCAGCAGGTAGCAGGACGACATCTGCGGGTGGCGGGTCCCGGAGTTGAAGAGCGTCGGTGAGCTCGGCAGGTACTCCAGACGGCTCATCAGCCTGTACAGCGCGGCCACCTCGTCGACGGCCCGACGGCTCTGGTCCTCGGCGAGACCCGCGGCGACACGGAGCAGGAAGTGCTGGGGCGTCTCGATGATCCGGCGGCGGGCAGGGTGCCGCAGCAGGTAGCGGCTGTAGAGGGTGCGGAGCCCGAAGTAGCCGAACCGGTCGTCGGCGGCGGGGTCGGCGAGGGTGTCGAGGCGGGCGGCGTGAGCCTGCACGAACGAGGCCGTGCCGTCGGCGATCAGGCCCTCGCGGTGGCCGACCGCGATCGACGCGGAGAAGGAGACGGCGCCCTCCTGCGCTGCCTCGTCCGCGATGGTCCAGGCCAGCAGCCGGGCGGCCAGCCGCGAGTACTGCGGATCCTCGGCGATCAGCCCGGCGGCGGCCTCGGTGGCCAGGCCGAGCAGTTCGGCCTCGTTCGCCGCGGCGCTGCGACCGCGCAGGGCCGCGGACACGACACGATCCGGATCGGTGTCGTCCAGGCCCGCGCCCGCCTCGGTCACGGCACGCAACAGGACGCCGCCGGGTCCGTCTCCGGGCATGACGGAGGCAGCGGAAACGGGATCTGCGGGCGCGATGGTCACGGGTGGTCTCTCCCTCCTGCGTCGGCCGCGGGGAAGGAGAGGCGAGCACGCACGGGCGACTCCCGTGACAGGTCCGCCGGCCCGCTCCACGAGGCCCGACTTCACGGCACCCGGGAAGGTGTCCCCGGGTGCACTGCCGGCAGGTGATCGGACTCGCGGGCGCGCCGCAGCGCGCGCCGCTCACCGTTGCGGGACAGTTCCGGATTCGCACCGGATTCCCCTGGGCGACAGCGAGTCGAGCATACATGTAGTGGTGCCCGATGGATGCGGCACCAGATGTTGTGTCGAGCCGAAGGGTGCCTGGAATGACGCGGGTCCAAGGCAGGCGTTGGCCGGGGCCGGCCGTGCCGTAGATGAGCCACCCGGTACCCGGCAGGAAGGGTGTTTCCGCACGGAGGTGCATGCCCGCCGGCGTGCGACCGGGCGCGCCGAGCAGCACGGCGAAGACCGCGGCCGCCGCGGGGGACCCGCGCATAGCGGTCGTCAAGCCGCCCGGGGCCCTCGACCCCATCCGCCCGCCACGTCCAGCAGATGACGGCAAGTACGGTGTCCGGTCCGCCGAATGAGCGCGTGGAGCGCTGTGGCAGCTGTTCGACACCCTTCTCTTGCGCAGTGCAATAGTTTCTATTGCATAAGGCAAAGGTGTCGCCTGTCGATCTCCCCTCTCCTGAACCTCCCGTACGCCGCGGCCTGCCCTGGCTGCGCTCCTTCCTGCGGGGCGCCAAGAGTGCGCTGCCGTTGCTGGCCGTCGTCGTGGGGGCGGGGGCCGGTGCCGGCGCCATCGGCTTCCGGTGGCTGATCGGGACCTTCACCCGCCTGCTGTCCGGGCAGCCGACTATGCGGCGGCCGGGCATGCGGCGAATCCGCATGTGCCGTGGCTGGGGCGCTGGTTCGTGTTGGCGGCGCCCGTGGTCGCGGGTCTGGTGTACGGGCCGTTGGTGTACCGGTTCGCCCGGGAGGCGCGGGGGCACGGGGTGCCGGAGGTGATGTTCGCGGTGGCCCGGCGGGGTGGCCACATCGCGGGACGGGTGGCCGTGGTGAAGTCGCTGGCCTCCGCGCTGTGTATCGGGGGCGGCGGTTCGGTGGGCCGTGAGGGGCCGATCGTGCAGATCGGTTCGGCTCTGGGGTCGACGGCCGCGAGGCTGGTCGGGGTGGCGGAGGACCGGATGCGCGTCCTGGTCGCCTGCGGTGCCGCCGCGGGGATATCGGCGACCTTCAACGCCCCGCTGGCCGGGGTCTTCTTCGCGATGGAACTGATCCTGCGGGACTTCGCCGCCGAGTCCTTCGGCATGGTGGTCCTCGCGTCCGTGACCTCGTCCGTCATCGGCCGGGCGGCCTTCGGCAACACCCCTTTCCTCCACCTTCCCGCCTTCACCGTCCACCACCTGGCGGAGTACCTGCTCTTCACCCTGCTGGGGGTGCTCGCGGGTGCGGCCGGCGTGCTGTTCACGCGGGTTCTCTACCTGGTCGAGGACGCCTGTGACGCCGTGTGGCGGGGCCCGGAGTGGGCGAGGCCGACGGTGGGCGGGCTCCTGCTGGGCGGAGTCCTGCTGGTGCTTCCCCAGATGTACGGCGTCGGCTACCCGGTGCTGGAGGACGCGGTGGGCGGCGCGTATGCCACCGGACTGCTGGCCCTGCTGCTGGTGGGCAAGGTCGTGGCGACCAGTCTGACCATCGGCATCGGGGGTTCGGGCGGTGTCTTCGCCCCGTCGCTGTTCATGGGGGCCATGCTCGGCGCGGGGTACGGCAACGTCGTCCACCAGGTGCTGCCCGGGACGGCAGGCCCGGTCGGGGCCTATGGGCTGATCGGCATGGGGGCGGTCTTCGCGGGGGCGGCCCGCGCGCCCATCACCGCTGTGATCATCATGTTCGAGCTCACCGGCGAGTACTCGATCATCCTGCCGCTGATGGCGGCCATCGCCGTGGCGACGGCGGTGAGCAAGGTGCTCTCCCGGGACGCGATCTACACCCTCAAGCTCACCAGGCGGGGCGTCGAACTCGACGAGGGGCCACCCCGCTCGCCGTTCGCGGGGGCCACGGTGCGGACGATCATGGAGCCCGTCCCGAACCGCTCGTCGGCACCATGACGCTGGCCACCGCCGCCGACGCCCTGGCACGTGCACCGCACGGTGTCCTGCCCGTCCTCGGCGCGGACGGCGCCTACCTCGGCACGGTCACGGCGCGCTCGGCGGCGGAGATCCTCGCCGGCACCGACGCCGGAGTGCCCCTTGTCGGCGACGTCGTCCACCTGCCGGGGCCGGTCACGGCCGAGACCGCACTCGACGATGCGCTCACGGCCCTGGTCGCCGCCGAAGGCGCCGGACTGCCCGTCGTGGACGCCGCCCGCACCCGGCTCGTCGGGTGGGTCACCCACCAGTCCGTGCTGCACGCCCTGCACCGCACGACGGCCGCGCGACCCGCCAGGCCGTCGTCCGCCACGGCCCGGGGACCGCCCGCTGACCTGAGCGTTCCTGCAACGGCACGTCACCGGACCGCTCCGCGACGACACGGCGTACGGGAACGGCCGGGGAGCCGGTGGGATTCACTGGTTTCTGACGGGTGCAGGTACAAAGGAGTCATGACTCAGCGCGAGCAGGCGCCGTCGCCCGTGGACGACGTCGACGCCGTGACGCAGGCGGTGCTCACCGCTTCCCGGCTCCTGGTAGCGGTCTCCGCGCGGTCGCTGGCGGCTGCCGAGGACCGGGTCACCCTCCCGCAGTTCCGCCTGCTCGTGGTGCTGTCGGCCCACGGACCGGCCAAACTGGTCGCCCTGGCCGACCGGCTGGGGGTGAACCCCTCGACCGCCATGCGCATGATGGACCGGCTGATCGGCTCGGGGCTGGCCGACCGGCAGGTCAACCCCGGCAACCGCCGCGAGACGGTGCTGCGCGTCACGGACGACGGTGCTCGTCTGGTCGACGAGGTCACCGCCCGGCGCCGTGCCGAGATCGCCGCCGTCGTCGCGCGGATGCTCCCCGAGCAGCGCACCGCGATGGTCGAGGCGCTCGACGCCTTCAACCGGGCGGGTGGCGAGCCGGCCGTGACGGAGGCCGAGGGAGTCCTCTACCCCCTCGGCTGGACCGACGGCTCACCCCAGGAGGCGCGTAGCTGAAGTCCCGTCAAGGGCCCAGCGACCGCGTGGGGGCGGGCGCCTGCACGGCATCCCCGGCCGTCGGCCGGGGGGCGTACCGCGGAGCCCATCGGTACGCCCTCTCGACGCCGCACATGTGCGCCCGTGCCTCGCGACGGGAGGTCGCACCGGTCCGTGCCGGGAGGGGCCGCGGATCCAGCGGCGGGGCGCCTTGGCAGGCATGGCGCGCCGGGAGCCTAGCCGTGGGTGACCGGGGCCTGGATGCGGACAAGGCCCACGACTGCGAACTCCAGGACGATCGGGAGTGTCCCGGCTCGCGTGACCCCGTGACTGCGCGTGAGACGTATCCGCGGTCCGTTGCGGGCGCCGAAGCCGGTGCGGCCTCCGGGCGGCAGCTGGATGCCGGCCGTCGACAGGGCCCCGTTCCCGCTGCTGCTCCCGCCACTCAGGACGCCTCGGCCTCCTCCCGGTGTGCCGACCATGTCGAGGTGCTCGGTGACGCTGCCGGAATTCTCGACCGTCATGGACAGGCTGCCTGAGCCCGAACGGTCCAGGTGCGCTTCGGCATCGCTGATCCGCACGTCGACGCCGTTGGCGGCGACATGCGTTCCGCCCCGTGGCCCGGGGCCGGTGCCGGAGGGCTCGGGGACGGAGGCGGTCGTCGGGTGTCCGCAGCCGGCCAGCAGGGCGGTCAGGGCGGCAGCGACCGTGATGGCCCTGCGGGTGCGGTTGCCGCGTACGGAACGGCCGCAGAAGGTGTCTCGATCCATCTTTGCATGATGCAACATTGCCTGTCGCGGCCGGCAACCCGGGCCCGCGCAGGCGTCCGGCTCGCTCGCGGTGGTGGCGAGTGCGTCCGTCGAGCGATGATCGCCCATCGCGGTCTTGACGTACACGGCTCATGCGGCATGCAATATATTGCATGCCGATCCCTCCAGGCCGCGGAGTGGCCTCACGTGAACTCCTTCGGGAGAACGCCTTCCGTGCGATCCGGGACGCGATCGTCCACGGCACGCTCGCGCCGGGCGAGCGCCTTGCGGACGGCGACCTGGTGGAGTGGCTGGGGGTGAGCCGGACGCCCATTCGTGAAGCGCTCTCGCGCCTGGAGCAGATGGGCCTGGTGCTGACCAGGCCCGGCCGTTACACCATGGTCAGCCCGCTCGACGCACGAGCTGTTCGTGCGGCCCAGTCGGTCACCGCGGCCATGCACGAACTCGCCGTGCGCGAGGCGATTCCCCATCTTGGCCCCCATGAGTTCGATGCCATGCGGGCGGCGAACCAACGCTTCGCCGACGCGCTGCGAGCAGACGATGTCGCGGGGGCGATCGCTGCCGACGACGAGTTCCACGGGGTCGCCGTCACCGCCTGCGCCAACCAGGCCGTGCACACGGTCCTGGAGCAGTTCGCACCGGTGCTGCGACGGGTGGAACGGCTGCGCTTCTCATCCCTGAGCGGGCGGGACTCGGTCGCCCAGCATGCCCGCATCCTCATGTTGTGCGAGGCGGGCGACACGGAAGGCGCTGTGGTCGCCACCCGCGCCAACTGGCAGACACTGCTGCCCTTCCTGACCGACCTGCCGGACGGGGGCGAGTAACGAGCCCTGACCGGACGGTACCGCTTCATTCGCCGAACGTCCCGCTACGGCGGACCTGCCCGTGAGGAGTCACCTGTGCCCCTGGAAGATTTCGAACGCCATCCCCTGCTGTTCGGCCCGAGCCCGGTCCATCCACTGGACCGGCTCAGTGACCACCTCGGCGGGGCCCGCATCTGGGCGAAGCGCGAGGACTGCAACAGCGGGCTGGCGTTCGGGGGCAACAAGACCAGGAAGATGGAGTACCTGGTTCCCGACGCGCTTCGGCAGGGTGCGGACACGCTGGTCAGCATCGGCGGGGTGCAGTCCAATCACACACGCCAGGTGGCCGCTGTGGCCGCCAGGTTGGGGCTCAAGGCCGTACTGGTCCAGGAGAGCTGGGTGGATTGGCCGGACTCCGTCAACGACAAGGTCGGCAATATCCTGCTGTCCCGGATCATGGGTGCCGACGTGCGCCTGGTCCAGGCGGGCTTCGGCATCGACGCCAAGGACAGCTGGCAGCGGGCCCTGGAGGAGGTCCGTGCCGCGGGAGGCAACCCCTACGCGATCCCTGCCGGGGCCTCCGACCACCGCCTGGGCGGCCTCGGCTTCGCCCGCTGGGCGCGTGAGGTCGAACAACAGGAGCGGGAACTCGGGGTCTTCTTCGACACCATCGTCGTGTGCAGCGTCACGGGCAGTACGCAAGCGGGCATGATCGCCGGCTTCGCGGACCGGCAGCGGCCACGTCGCGTGCTGGGCATCGACGCCTCCGCGAAGCCCGAGGAGACCCGCGCCCAGGTCGGCAGGATCGCCCGCCGGACCGCCGAGCTCCTCGGACTCCCGCGGGATCTGCGTGACGACGAGATCACCCTCCTGGAAGGGTGGGCCGGGGACGTCTACGGCATCCCTGTCCGGTCCACTGTGGACGCCATCCGGCTCACCGGCCGCCTTGAGGGCGTGATCCTCGACCCGGTGTACGAGGGAAAGTCCATGGCCGGGCTTGTCGACCTGGTCCGCGGTGGCGAGATCCCGCGCGACTCCCACGTTCTGTACGCCCACCTGGGAGGCCAGCCCGCCCTCAACGCCTACAGCGGCGTCTTCTGACCCACCGCGGGCGGTCCCGGGCGGCACGCGGTGCCTCCACCGCCAACGCGCCTCGCCCGTCAGTCCAGCGGCGGCCGCAGCTGAGCCCAGGGGCGCTCGGCCTCGAGCTGGGCCGCGAGGGACAGGAGGGTCGACTCGTCGTGGGGCCTGCCGACCAGTTGCGCGCCGAGCGGGAGGTTGTCGTCGGTGCGGGCGGCCGGCAGGACGGCCGCCGGGTTGCCGGTCAGGTTCCACAGCGTCATGAACGCGGTGTAGCGCTGCGCACCCAGCATCAGGGTGAGCCAGCTCCGCTCGAACAGTTCGCCGACCCGGAGCGGGGGGCGCGGGGTCGCCGGGGTCAGGAGTACGTCCACCGTGTCGAACACGCGGTTCGCCCGCGCGGCCACCCGGTCGCTGTAGCGCCGGGCCGCGGCGATCATCGCGGGCGGGTAGAGCCGGCCGAGAGCGGCGAGGGTGCGGGTCGACGAGGACAGCCGCCGCGGCTCGTCGACAACCGCCGCGGTCGAGGCGACCGAGTGCAGGTAGCGCGGTGCGTAACTGAGCATCCCGGTGAAGTCGGTCAGCGGCGGCTCGACCGGCACGACCTCGTGTCCCAACTCGGCCATGGCGCCGGCCATGCCGCGTACCGCTTCCTCGACGCGCGGGTCGAGGCGGCCTCCGACCGGCCAGGGGCGCAGCGACAGGCCGACCCGCAGCCGGCTCGGCCTGGTCGCGGCGGCCTCGGCGAACGTGCGCTCCGGTGGCCGCGCGATGTGCCGGTCGCCCGGTGCCGGCCCCTGCAGCACGTCCAGCAGCAGCGCGGCATCGGACACGGTCCTGGTCAGCGGGCCGGCGACGGACAGCCCGGTCCAGACCTCGTCCTGCGGTGCCAGCGATATCCGTCCGCGTTGCGGCTTCAGACCGAACAGCCCCGTCGCGGCGGCGGGCATCCGGACGGAACCGCCGCCGTCGCTGCCGAGAGCCGCGGAGACGAGGCCGCCCGCGACCGCGGCGGCGGCACCGCCGCTGGATCCGCCGGGGGAGTGCGCCGGTGACCACGGGTTGCGCGTCGGCCCGGCGAAGTGGGTCTGGGTGAACGGCCACAGGCAGAGCTCGGACGCCCGCGTCCGGCCCAGGATGACCGCCCCGGCCCGCCGCAGCCGCGTGACGATCTCGGCGTCCTTCTCCGCGAGGCTCGTGACGCCGTCGGTGCCGTTCGTGGTCGGCAACCCGGCCAGGTCCGTCTCCTCCTTCACCGCCACCGGAATGCCGAGGAGGGGAGCGTCCTCGCCGGCGGCGCGCCGCGCGTCGGCCTCCTCGGCAGCGCGCCGCGCGTCGTCGGCGAACACCAGCCGGAAGGCGTTCAGCGTTCCGTCGAGACGTTCGATCCGTGCCAGATAGGAGTCGACGAGCTCGGTGGACGTCACCCGTCCTTCCCGGAGCGCCGTCAACTGATCGCGCACGCCGGCGAAACACAGGTCCGTCGGGGTCATTCTCGGCTCCCAGTACATCGTGCGGTGCTGGTCACGCGCCTGCACCCGCCGGCCTGACCCGGTCGGTTGAGGGGGGGGCGGCGGTGATCTCCGTCATCGGGTGGTCTCCAGGCCGAAGACCTTCACCGCGTTGCCACCGAGGTACCGGCGGGTGGTCTCGGCGTCCAGCTCAAGGCTGTCCAGGCGTTCCAGGCAGCGTTGCGGAGTGAGCATGGGCCAGTTGGTGCCGAACAGTACCCGGTCGCGTCCCCGGCCGCGAAGGTAGTCGATCAGCGTGGCGGGAACGCGGTGGACGGCGTAGGCGGAGGTGTCGACGTAGAAGTTCGGGTACTTCGTGGCAAGGGAGACGACCTCGTCCAGCCACGGGTGGCCGACGTGCCCGCCCACGACGACGAGGTCCGGGAACTCCAGAAGCACGTTGTCCAGGTAGGGGATGGGGCGGCCGGGTTCGGAGGGGCACAGCGGCCCGGTGTGGCCGATCTGGGTGCACACCGGTACGCCGAGTTCCACGCAGGCGGCGTACAGCGGGTAGTAGCGCCGGTCGTCCGGCGGCAGGTTCCACAGCCATGGGGCGACGCGGAGTGCGACGAAGCCGAGTTCGAGCACCGCCCGCCTGAGTTCGCGGACCGCGGCGACCGGTTGGGACAGGTCGACCGCGGCCACCCCGTGGAAGCGGTCAGGGGCCTCGGCGACGGTGGCGGCGACCTCGTCATTGCTGATCAGCACGCCGGACGGGCCCACCAGCCGCAGATCAGCGCCCGGTCCACCCCCGACGCGTCGTACGCGGAGAGCATGTCCTCGACGGACGACGGGGTGAGGTCCGGCTGGCGGGTCCACCGCAGCACGGTGGCCATCCAGGGCTGGGCGAGGAACCGCTCGTTGGGCACCTGCGCCCACGCGTCCACCGTCAGGGAATCGCTGGTCCTGGTCATGGGTTGGCGTCCGCCCCCATCTCATCGATACGCAAGCTGTACATGATGCGACCACTCCTCGACAGCCCGGCGGACGAAGTTGTTCCGCCGGACTGCCACCGGTGGCCCCGGACGTCAGCCCTTCGCGACCAGCTCGCGGACGGCGGGCGCGACCTCGGCCGCGAAGCGGCGGAGGAAGTCGGCCGAGCCCGCCCGGTACAGGAAGAACGTGTCGATCTGCCCGGCCAGCACGAGCTCGGCCAGCTGCTCGGCCCAGAGCGCCGGCGGCCCCTGGAGGAAGCCGGAGCCGGCAGCGAACTCACCCCCGATGTTGTAGCCGCGCCGGATGCCCTCCGGCGACCGGCCGGCGGCCTGCGCGGCCTCGTCGATCAGCCGGTTGGCGCCGGGCAGCGCCTCGGGGGGAAAGAAGGGGGAGCTGGGGATCCAGCCGTCGCCGATGGTGCCCACGACACGCAGCATTCGGGGCTGGTAGGCGCCGAACCAGATCCCGATCCCGTGCAGCGGCCGGGGGCCGGGCCGAGCGCCGCCGAGCCGGTAGTGCCTGCCCTGGAACTCGACGTCCTCCTCGGACGTCCACAGCGCGCGGATGACCTGCGTGGCCTCCTCCAGCGCCTCGATGGACTGCCCGGCGGTGCGCGCGGGGCCGCCCTCCGCGACGATGGACTCCCACATCTGCTGCGCCCCGGTGCCGAGCCCGAGCTCGAACCGGCCGCCGCTGAGGATGTCCAGGGTGGCGGCGGTTCGGGCGACCATGGCGGGCGGCCGGAGCGGCAGGTTGAGCAGGTTGGGCATGACCGTGATCCGCCGCGTCCTGGCCACCATCGTGGACAGCAGCGCGATGGTGTCCAGGCGCTCGGGCCAGTACGGGTGGTCGGACAGCGTGGCGACGTCGTAGCCGAGCTCCTCCATGAGCACGGCCAGGTCGACGACGTCCTGCGGGCGCTCCGCACTCTGCTCCAGCAGCGCGCCGAACCTCACCTCGGTCACCGCGCCACCTCGTCGCGAGCGCCGATCCGCGCCGGGGTGGCGGTGCCGTACACCTGCTGCGCGTGCACCGCGTAGGCCCCCGCGGCCACGTCCCCGATCGCGCCGCCGAGCTCGGGCGGCATCTGGGCGATGATGTCCCGCACCGTGTCGGGATCGGCCTCGTACGCCATCATCCCGAAGATCAGCGGAATCTGCTCCGGTACGACGTCGCCGGCGCTGTCGGCGAGCATCTGGCCCCACTCGGCCGCGGTGACGTGCTTCTGGATCAGGGGGAGCGCGAGGTCCTCCTCGGTGGCGAG comes from the Streptomyces sp. TS71-3 genome and includes:
- a CDS encoding ribonucleotide-diphosphate reductase subunit beta → MPVMTSTTKNLLDPGFELTLRPMRYPAFYDRYRDAIKNTWTVEEVDLHSDVADLAKLSPAEQHMIGRLVAFFATGDSIVANNLVLTLYKHINSPEARLYLSRQLFEEAVHVQFYLTLLDTYLPDPTERAAAFAAVENIPSIREKAQFCFRWMDSVENIDRLHSREDRRRFLLNLICFAACIEGLFFYGAFAYVYWFRSRGLLHGLATGTNWVFRDESCHMDFAFHVVDTVRREEPGLFDDAMAEEVTAMLEEAVEAELQFARDLCGDGLPGMNTDSMRAYLECVADQRLVRLGLPARYGAQNPFSFMELQNVQELTNFFERRPSAYQVAVEGSVSFDDDF
- a CDS encoding ribonucleoside-diphosphate reductase subunit alpha codes for the protein MTIAPADPVSAASVMPGDGPGGVLLRAVTEAGAGLDDTDPDRVVSAALRGRSAAANEAELLGLATEAAAGLIAEDPQYSRLAARLLAWTIADEAAQEGAVSFSASIAVGHREGLIADGTASFVQAHAARLDTLADPAADDRFGYFGLRTLYSRYLLRHPARRRIIETPQHFLLRVAAGLAEDQSRRAVDEVAALYRLMSRLEYLPSSPTLFNSGTRHPQMSSCYLLDSPLDELDSIYERYHQVARLSKHAGGIGIPYSRIRSRGSLIRGTNGHSNGIVPFLRTLDSSVAAVNQGGRRKGAACVYLETWHADMEEFLELRDNTGEDARRTHNLNLAHWIPDEFMRRVEADAEWSLFSPSDVPELTDLWGEEFDAAYRRAEHDGLAVKRIPARTLYARMMRTLAQTGNGWMTFKDAANRTANQTAEPGRVIHSSNLCTEILEVTDDGETAVCNLGSVNLAAFVTPAGTAEEAMDWEGLDAAVRTAVTFLDRVVDINYYPTPEAAASNERWRPVGLGAMGLQDVFFKLRLPFDSPEARELSTRIAERIMLAAYGTSCDLAERRGPHPAWPATRAARGVLHPDHYDTSPAWPDRWTALRARVAAGGLRNSLLLAIAPTATIASIAGAYECIEPQVSNLFKRETLSGEFLQVNPYLVEDLKQRGMWDARTREALRESNGSVQELDRIPADVRALYRTAWELPQRALIDMAAARTPYLDQSQSLNLFMASPTIGKLSSMYAYAWKRGLKTTYYLRSRPATRIAQSARGTAPAPATPSDPPAPAPDAEAIACSLENPESCEACQ
- a CDS encoding MarR family winged helix-turn-helix transcriptional regulator, which encodes MTQREQAPSPVDDVDAVTQAVLTASRLLVAVSARSLAAAEDRVTLPQFRLLVVLSAHGPAKLVALADRLGVNPSTAMRMMDRLIGSGLADRQVNPGNRRETVLRVTDDGARLVDEVTARRRAEIAAVVARMLPEQRTAMVEALDAFNRAGGEPAVTEAEGVLYPLGWTDGSPQEARS
- a CDS encoding GntR family transcriptional regulator, encoding MPIPPGRGVASRELLRENAFRAIRDAIVHGTLAPGERLADGDLVEWLGVSRTPIREALSRLEQMGLVLTRPGRYTMVSPLDARAVRAAQSVTAAMHELAVREAIPHLGPHEFDAMRAANQRFADALRADDVAGAIAADDEFHGVAVTACANQAVHTVLEQFAPVLRRVERLRFSSLSGRDSVAQHARILMLCEAGDTEGAVVATRANWQTLLPFLTDLPDGGE
- a CDS encoding 1-aminocyclopropane-1-carboxylate deaminase — encoded protein: MPLEDFERHPLLFGPSPVHPLDRLSDHLGGARIWAKREDCNSGLAFGGNKTRKMEYLVPDALRQGADTLVSIGGVQSNHTRQVAAVAARLGLKAVLVQESWVDWPDSVNDKVGNILLSRIMGADVRLVQAGFGIDAKDSWQRALEEVRAAGGNPYAIPAGASDHRLGGLGFARWAREVEQQERELGVFFDTIVVCSVTGSTQAGMIAGFADRQRPRRVLGIDASAKPEETRAQVGRIARRTAELLGLPRDLRDDEITLLEGWAGDVYGIPVRSTVDAIRLTGRLEGVILDPVYEGKSMAGLVDLVRGGEIPRDSHVLYAHLGGQPALNAYSGVF